In the genome of Epinephelus lanceolatus isolate andai-2023 chromosome 18, ASM4190304v1, whole genome shotgun sequence, one region contains:
- the aatka gene encoding serine/threonine-protein kinase LMTK1 isoform X1, whose protein sequence is MVCALHVIVMSSAFFNPSFAFSSHFDTDGAPLSELSWPSSLAVVAVSFSGLFTFVFLMLACLCCKKGDIGFKEFENTEGEEYQADLSALASPSSQNGPEVYILPLTEVSLPVSKQPGRSIQLLKSSDLGRHSLLYLKEIGHGWFGKVLLGEVNAGLSTTQVVVKELKASASVQDQMQFLEEVQPYRTLQHPALLQCLAQCSEVTPYLLVMEFCPLGDLKSYLRSCRVADSETPDPLILQRMACDIASGLLQLHKYNFIHSDLALRNCLLTSEMSVKIGDYGLSHSRYKDDYYVTQDQIWVPLRWIAPELIDEVHGNLLIVDQTKSSNIWSLGVTVWELFELGNQPYRHYSDRQVLTYAVKEQQLKLPKPLLQFPLAERWYEVMQFCWLQPELRPSSEEVHLLVTYLCAKGSSEAEEDFEQRWNALRPNLLGSTSHTATSTALVLTPTPASADVPSPDQTQAVELASSASSSFPLLEHFSDSFHSDTGDDLLTVTETSHGLNFEYKWEQARAEQPYCSSSTSGPLGQGNPYYQDIYYSSKGSTSGGCKTDSLISGISPSYYEPEHPGVVPVLSAHSPSVSSEYYIRIEEPVECNINLDDSVVDYSPGLEASGSRLSSESRTGSSMAQPSAYWSTDNKSTAYDSDSSPTVQLTMEPLLRQSSSTSPVKPGHSHNCFSSSQDDMLYCEQSSAYKARQSCLSELDTSPESRSNLVHPVGRLENPRSLSQAVSSPSLGFCDPYLEASTGRSTVNESCHNMMGPLRKTLPIVNHISIDVGTDDGLLVGQQRGDDIEDDLFSEGEATNWTSNHSANNNSLSFDSRQTGSGHDGYLDLQYTTHSNTTDLWSLTKATTRTFHSSRSSGTLEADEGDSGCNAASRPTELGSYIHLCHKEREDAASQVERNLTTENLRSTDSLTSLSTNARGTEGGKMEGNYEKQLLLNGERLFSEPKMIPEASYIKSPSSFKEQTGQTGGLSDKQRGNMWEGVSTGISVGLGDKRMNYSETSESSRALDSGVGVRDSSVSLVELGDYSEDDDDDITDITSGIFADFNLDFAEVEEEELSPLKHPEGTPDSVDTLNLSLSMASPCDQAFSPDPFNTPVLPKSLDSGYDTENNESPEFLFKELGDPRAGERSPRLGGEPELVLQVGLGQGICTSTSTSELQLKGLTDKNPYRDSAYFSDYDAENERSPQEEGSKFFSGPNNRSFLAEKLSSFRDDDPVKMQFSNEEHLTNLRHVKSCVLVNLSVADPSSHHPLPTPGLSMLSPFPPQMGGCLTKESAPANDDDLGLETEHSGEDPSSELSSSIGSEASSTVQEASGNHEDGNGGAEDCSPVPSLHSDSTITDYRDEAPKENENSEGSTEEELPEFNHIKEETEERREGARINEEDFEDIDAEECDSQDSLCEESNGPVDLSSSSSLLELCGENVRAPLEEAEDEDDSDDSESDEELRTYNIQDEDSEESEEDFSSVPVVVSDCSRARHLRSLLKMPTLLTQSFCDELERKKKAVSFFDDVTVFLFDQESPTGELADFTFSTGTESSGQESPEEKNPDHQLQPDPELEAQSCETFCVSKETEGNNSEEGGCYEWEDDLSFEPRPSSPDTIPEPQSSPTSTSNSPEAPKPAAVALNRFMVSRFSITHVSDPHVGSATGNSEDNPQD, encoded by the exons GAGTTTGAAAACACTGAGGGAGAGGAGTACCAGGCAGATCTCTCCGCCCTGGCCTCGCCTTCCTCCCAGAATGGCCCCGAGGTCTACATCCTTCCCCTCACTGAGGTCTCCCTGCCTGTCTCCAAACAGCCTGGCAGATCGA TCCAGCTGCTGAAATCATCAGACCTTGGCCGCCATAGTCTGCTCTATCTAAAGGAGATTGGTCATGGTTGGTTCGGCAAG GTTCTGCTGGGCGAGGTCAATGCGGGCCTCAGCACCACCCAGGTGGTGGTAAAGGAGCTGAAGGCCAGTGCCAGTGTCCAGGATCAGATGcagttcctggaggaggtgcAGCCATACCG AACCCTCCAGCACCCTGCCCTCCTGCAGTGCCTGGCACAATGCTCAGAGGTCACTCCTTATCTGCTGGTCATGGAGTTTTGCCCTCTG GGTGATCTGAAGAGCTACCTGCGCAGTTGTCGGGTGGCTGACTCGGAGACTCCTGACCCTTTGATCCTCCAGCGAATGGCGTGTGACATTGCCTCAGGGCTCCTGCAACTCCACAAATACAACTTTATACACAG TGACCTGGCCTTGCGAAACTGCCTGCTAACTTCAGAAATGTCAGTTAAGATCGGAGACTATGGCCTCTCCCACAGCCGATACAAG GATGACTATTATGTGACACAAGACCAGATTTGGGTGCCCCTGCGCTGGATTGCACCTGAGCTCATAGACGAGGTCCACGGAAACCTGCTTATCGTTGACCAAACAAAATCCAGCAATATATG GTCACTGGGGGTGACTGTGTGGGAGCTGTTTGAGCTGGGAAACCAGCCGTACAGACACTACTCTGACAGACAGGTGCTGACATATGCCGTGAAGGAACAGCAGCTCAAACTACCAAAGCCCCTGCTTCAGTTCCCCCTGGCTGAGCGCTG GTATGAGGTGATGCAGTTCTGCTGGCTGCAGCCAGAGCTGAGACCCAGCAGTGAGGAAGTCCACCTTCTGGTTACATACTTGTGTGCCAAAGGCTCCAGTGAGGCCGAGGAAGACTTCGAACAACGTTGGAATGCCTTGAGACCCAACCTGCTTGGCAGCACCTCCCACACAGCTACATCCACAGCCCTAGTCCTGACCCCTACGCCCGCCTCAGCTGATGTCCCCAGTCCAGACCAAACTCAGGCAGTGGAGCTGGCCTCCTCTGCCTCGTCCTCCTTCCCCCTGCTGGAGCACTTCTCCGACAGCTTCCACTCTGACACTGGGGACGACCTGCTTACCGTCACAGAGACCAGCCACGGTCTTAACTTTGAGTACAAGTGGGAGCAGGCCCGAGCTGAGCAGCCCtactgctcctcctccaccagtGGGCCACTAGGCCAGGGCAATCCATATTACCAGGATATCTACTACTCAAGTAAAGGAAGCACCTCAGGGGGATGCAAGACTGACAGCCTGATCTCAGGCATATCTCCATCCTACTATGAACCAGAACACCCGGGTGTGGTCCCAGTGTTGAGTGCCCACAGCCCCTCAGTCAGCAGCGAGTACTACATTCGCATAGAGGAGCCAGTAGAGTGTAACATTAACCTGGATGACAGCGTGGTGGACTACAGCCCAGGACTGGAGGCCAGTGGCAGCAGGTTGTCATCTGAGAGTCGGACTGGTTCGTCCATGGCACAGCCCAGTGCTTACTGGTCAACTGACAACAAGTCTACTGCCTATGACTCTGATTCCAGCCCCACTGTCCAACTGACCATGGAGCCACTGCTGAGACAGTCATCCAGCACCAGCCCTGTGAAGCCAGGCCACTCACACAACTGCTTCTCATCCAGTCAGGATGACATGCTCTACTGTGAACAGTCATCAGCATACAAGGCACGCCAATCATGCCTGTCTGAACTGGATACATCACCAGAGTCCAGATCAAATCTTGTCCATCCAGTAGGGCGTTTAGAAAACCCACGCAGTTTGTCACAAGCAGTCAGCAGCCCTAGCTTAGGATTCTGTGATCCCTACCTTGAAGCGAGCACAGGTCGTAGCACCGTTAATGAAAGCTGCCATAATATGATGGGTCCCCTCAGAAAGACATTACCCATTGTTAACCACATTAGCATTGATGTAGGGACAGACGATGGCCTGCTGGTGGGCCAGCAGAGAGGCGATGACATTGAGGATGACCTTTTCTCTGAGGGAGAAGCCACTAATTGGACCTCAAACCATTCAGCAAACAATAATAGCCTGAGCTTTgacagcaggcagacaggcagtggACATGATGGCTATCTGGACCTTCAATATACTACTCACTCTAACACAACAGATTTATGGTCTTTAACCAAGGCCACCACAAGAACCTTCCACAGCTCCAGGTCTAGTGGCACCTTGGAGGCAGATGAAGGAGACTCTGGTTGTAATGCTGCTAGCAGGCCCACTGAATTAGGTTCATACATTCACTTGTGTCACAAAGAAAGGGAGGATGCTGCTTCTCAAGTGGAAAGGAACTTAACTACTGAAAATCTAAGAAGTACTGATTCTCTTACCAGCTTAAGTACTAATGCCAGAGGTACAGAGGGTGGAAAAATGGAGGGGAATTATGAAAAGCAATTGTTGCTTAATGGAGAGAGACTGTTCTCTGAGCCTAAGATGATACCTGAGGCGAGCTATATAAAGTCCCCATCCTCTTTCAAGGAACAGACTGGTCAAACAGGAGGCTTGTCAGACAAGCAGCGAGGGAATATGTGGGAGGGGGTTTCAACAGGAATCTCAGTTGGTCTGGGAGACAAGAGGATGAACTATTCAGAGACATCAGAAAGTAGCAGAGCATTGGACAGTGGAGTCGGGGTCAGAGACTCCAGCGTTAGCTTGGTTGAGCTTGGTGACTacagtgaagatgatgatgacgataTCACAGATATTACGTCAGGGATCTTTGCCGACTTCAACCTGGACTTTGCTGAGGTAGAGGAGGAAGAGTTGAGCCCATTGAAGCATCCAGAGGGAACTCCTGACTCTGTGGACACCCTTAATCTGTCCTTGTCGATGGCAAGCCCCTGTGATCAGGCTTTCAGTCCTGATCCCTTCAACACCCCCGTCCTACCAAAATCCCTGGACAGTGGCTATGACACAGAGAACAATGAATCTCCAGAGTTTCTCTTCAAGGAGCTTGGAGATCCCCGGGCTGGGGAGAGGAGCCCTAGGCTGGGTGGAGAACCTGAGCTAGTTCTGCAGGTTGGTTTGGGCCAAGGTATCTGCACTTCGACAagcacatcagagctacagttAAAGGGCCTGACTGATAAGAACCCATACAGGGACTCAGCCTATTTCTCTGACTATGATGCTGAAAATGAGAGGAGTCCTCAAGAGGAAGGCAGTAAGTTCTTTTCAGGTCCAAACAACCGCAGCTTTCTTGCTGAGAAATTGAGCTCTTTCAGAGATGACGATCCTGTCAAAATGCAATTCAGCAACGAGGAACATTTAACAAATCTGAGACACGTCAAAAGTTGTGTTTTGGTGAATCTCTCAGTGGCTGACCCTAGTTCACACCATCCTCTTCCCACCCCTGGGTTGTCCATGCTGTCACCATTTCCTCCTCAGATGGGCGGCTGCCTGACTAAAGAGTCTGCCCCTGCAAATGATGACGATCTCGGGTTGGAGACCGAGCACTCAGGAGAGGACCCGTCCTCAGAGCTCAGCTCCTCTATTGGGTCAGAAGCCTCTTCCACTGTCCAGGAGGCCTCAGGAAACCATGAGGACGGAAACGGAGGAGCAGAAGATTGTTCCCCTGTCCCATCTTTGCATTCTGACTCAACCATAACTGACTACAGAGATGAGGCTcccaaagaaaatgaaaacagtgaaGGATCCACAGAGGAGGAGCTGCCTGAATTCAATCACATCAAGGAGGAGACGGAGGAAAGAAGGGAGGGCGCGAGAATAAATGAGGAGGACTTTGAGGACATAGACGCAGAGGAATGTGACTCACAGGACAGCCTGTGTGAAGAGTCCAACGGTCCTGTCGACCTGTCCTCTTCCTCATCATTGTTGGAGCTGTGCGGAGAGAACGTAAGAGCTCCGCTGGAGGAggcggaggatgaggatgacTCAGATGACAGCGAGTCTGATGAAGAGTTGAGGACCTACAACATCCAAGATGAAGACAGCGAGGAGAGTGAGGAGGATTTCAGCTCAGTGCCAGTGGTGGTAAGCGACTGCAGCAGGGCCAGACACCTTCGCAGCCTTCTGAAGATGCCCACGCTGCTCACCCAGTCCTTCTGCGACGagttggagaggaagaaaaaagcgGTGTCCTTTTTTGATGATGTTACAGTGTTCCTTTTTGACCAG GAGAGCCCCACAGGAGAGCTGGCTGACTTCACCTTCTCCACAGGAACAGAGTCCAGTGGGCAAGAATCtccagaagaaaaaaaccctgaCCACCAGCTGCAGCCTGACCCTGAACTTGAAGCTCAATCCTGCGAAACATTCTGTGTTTCTAAAGAAACAGAGGGGAACAACTCAGAAGAGG GTGGGTGTTATGAATGGGAAGATGACCTCTCGTTCGAACCCCGCCCGTCCTCACCTGACACCATCCCTGAGCCCCAGTCCTCACCAACATCCACCTCCAACAGTCCCGAGGCTCCTAAACCTGCAGCTGTAGCACTTAACCGTTTTATGGTCTCACGATTCTCTATCACACATGTTTCCGACCCCCACGTGGGCTCAGCAACAG GGAACAGTGAAGATAACCCACAAGACTGA
- the aatka gene encoding serine/threonine-protein kinase LMTK1 isoform X2 gives MRIHGVQLLKSSDLGRHSLLYLKEIGHGWFGKVLLGEVNAGLSTTQVVVKELKASASVQDQMQFLEEVQPYRTLQHPALLQCLAQCSEVTPYLLVMEFCPLGDLKSYLRSCRVADSETPDPLILQRMACDIASGLLQLHKYNFIHSDLALRNCLLTSEMSVKIGDYGLSHSRYKDDYYVTQDQIWVPLRWIAPELIDEVHGNLLIVDQTKSSNIWSLGVTVWELFELGNQPYRHYSDRQVLTYAVKEQQLKLPKPLLQFPLAERWYEVMQFCWLQPELRPSSEEVHLLVTYLCAKGSSEAEEDFEQRWNALRPNLLGSTSHTATSTALVLTPTPASADVPSPDQTQAVELASSASSSFPLLEHFSDSFHSDTGDDLLTVTETSHGLNFEYKWEQARAEQPYCSSSTSGPLGQGNPYYQDIYYSSKGSTSGGCKTDSLISGISPSYYEPEHPGVVPVLSAHSPSVSSEYYIRIEEPVECNINLDDSVVDYSPGLEASGSRLSSESRTGSSMAQPSAYWSTDNKSTAYDSDSSPTVQLTMEPLLRQSSSTSPVKPGHSHNCFSSSQDDMLYCEQSSAYKARQSCLSELDTSPESRSNLVHPVGRLENPRSLSQAVSSPSLGFCDPYLEASTGRSTVNESCHNMMGPLRKTLPIVNHISIDVGTDDGLLVGQQRGDDIEDDLFSEGEATNWTSNHSANNNSLSFDSRQTGSGHDGYLDLQYTTHSNTTDLWSLTKATTRTFHSSRSSGTLEADEGDSGCNAASRPTELGSYIHLCHKEREDAASQVERNLTTENLRSTDSLTSLSTNARGTEGGKMEGNYEKQLLLNGERLFSEPKMIPEASYIKSPSSFKEQTGQTGGLSDKQRGNMWEGVSTGISVGLGDKRMNYSETSESSRALDSGVGVRDSSVSLVELGDYSEDDDDDITDITSGIFADFNLDFAEVEEEELSPLKHPEGTPDSVDTLNLSLSMASPCDQAFSPDPFNTPVLPKSLDSGYDTENNESPEFLFKELGDPRAGERSPRLGGEPELVLQVGLGQGICTSTSTSELQLKGLTDKNPYRDSAYFSDYDAENERSPQEEGSKFFSGPNNRSFLAEKLSSFRDDDPVKMQFSNEEHLTNLRHVKSCVLVNLSVADPSSHHPLPTPGLSMLSPFPPQMGGCLTKESAPANDDDLGLETEHSGEDPSSELSSSIGSEASSTVQEASGNHEDGNGGAEDCSPVPSLHSDSTITDYRDEAPKENENSEGSTEEELPEFNHIKEETEERREGARINEEDFEDIDAEECDSQDSLCEESNGPVDLSSSSSLLELCGENVRAPLEEAEDEDDSDDSESDEELRTYNIQDEDSEESEEDFSSVPVVVSDCSRARHLRSLLKMPTLLTQSFCDELERKKKAVSFFDDVTVFLFDQESPTGELADFTFSTGTESSGQESPEEKNPDHQLQPDPELEAQSCETFCVSKETEGNNSEEGGCYEWEDDLSFEPRPSSPDTIPEPQSSPTSTSNSPEAPKPAAVALNRFMVSRFSITHVSDPHVGSATGNSEDNPQD, from the exons ATGAGGATCCATGGAG TCCAGCTGCTGAAATCATCAGACCTTGGCCGCCATAGTCTGCTCTATCTAAAGGAGATTGGTCATGGTTGGTTCGGCAAG GTTCTGCTGGGCGAGGTCAATGCGGGCCTCAGCACCACCCAGGTGGTGGTAAAGGAGCTGAAGGCCAGTGCCAGTGTCCAGGATCAGATGcagttcctggaggaggtgcAGCCATACCG AACCCTCCAGCACCCTGCCCTCCTGCAGTGCCTGGCACAATGCTCAGAGGTCACTCCTTATCTGCTGGTCATGGAGTTTTGCCCTCTG GGTGATCTGAAGAGCTACCTGCGCAGTTGTCGGGTGGCTGACTCGGAGACTCCTGACCCTTTGATCCTCCAGCGAATGGCGTGTGACATTGCCTCAGGGCTCCTGCAACTCCACAAATACAACTTTATACACAG TGACCTGGCCTTGCGAAACTGCCTGCTAACTTCAGAAATGTCAGTTAAGATCGGAGACTATGGCCTCTCCCACAGCCGATACAAG GATGACTATTATGTGACACAAGACCAGATTTGGGTGCCCCTGCGCTGGATTGCACCTGAGCTCATAGACGAGGTCCACGGAAACCTGCTTATCGTTGACCAAACAAAATCCAGCAATATATG GTCACTGGGGGTGACTGTGTGGGAGCTGTTTGAGCTGGGAAACCAGCCGTACAGACACTACTCTGACAGACAGGTGCTGACATATGCCGTGAAGGAACAGCAGCTCAAACTACCAAAGCCCCTGCTTCAGTTCCCCCTGGCTGAGCGCTG GTATGAGGTGATGCAGTTCTGCTGGCTGCAGCCAGAGCTGAGACCCAGCAGTGAGGAAGTCCACCTTCTGGTTACATACTTGTGTGCCAAAGGCTCCAGTGAGGCCGAGGAAGACTTCGAACAACGTTGGAATGCCTTGAGACCCAACCTGCTTGGCAGCACCTCCCACACAGCTACATCCACAGCCCTAGTCCTGACCCCTACGCCCGCCTCAGCTGATGTCCCCAGTCCAGACCAAACTCAGGCAGTGGAGCTGGCCTCCTCTGCCTCGTCCTCCTTCCCCCTGCTGGAGCACTTCTCCGACAGCTTCCACTCTGACACTGGGGACGACCTGCTTACCGTCACAGAGACCAGCCACGGTCTTAACTTTGAGTACAAGTGGGAGCAGGCCCGAGCTGAGCAGCCCtactgctcctcctccaccagtGGGCCACTAGGCCAGGGCAATCCATATTACCAGGATATCTACTACTCAAGTAAAGGAAGCACCTCAGGGGGATGCAAGACTGACAGCCTGATCTCAGGCATATCTCCATCCTACTATGAACCAGAACACCCGGGTGTGGTCCCAGTGTTGAGTGCCCACAGCCCCTCAGTCAGCAGCGAGTACTACATTCGCATAGAGGAGCCAGTAGAGTGTAACATTAACCTGGATGACAGCGTGGTGGACTACAGCCCAGGACTGGAGGCCAGTGGCAGCAGGTTGTCATCTGAGAGTCGGACTGGTTCGTCCATGGCACAGCCCAGTGCTTACTGGTCAACTGACAACAAGTCTACTGCCTATGACTCTGATTCCAGCCCCACTGTCCAACTGACCATGGAGCCACTGCTGAGACAGTCATCCAGCACCAGCCCTGTGAAGCCAGGCCACTCACACAACTGCTTCTCATCCAGTCAGGATGACATGCTCTACTGTGAACAGTCATCAGCATACAAGGCACGCCAATCATGCCTGTCTGAACTGGATACATCACCAGAGTCCAGATCAAATCTTGTCCATCCAGTAGGGCGTTTAGAAAACCCACGCAGTTTGTCACAAGCAGTCAGCAGCCCTAGCTTAGGATTCTGTGATCCCTACCTTGAAGCGAGCACAGGTCGTAGCACCGTTAATGAAAGCTGCCATAATATGATGGGTCCCCTCAGAAAGACATTACCCATTGTTAACCACATTAGCATTGATGTAGGGACAGACGATGGCCTGCTGGTGGGCCAGCAGAGAGGCGATGACATTGAGGATGACCTTTTCTCTGAGGGAGAAGCCACTAATTGGACCTCAAACCATTCAGCAAACAATAATAGCCTGAGCTTTgacagcaggcagacaggcagtggACATGATGGCTATCTGGACCTTCAATATACTACTCACTCTAACACAACAGATTTATGGTCTTTAACCAAGGCCACCACAAGAACCTTCCACAGCTCCAGGTCTAGTGGCACCTTGGAGGCAGATGAAGGAGACTCTGGTTGTAATGCTGCTAGCAGGCCCACTGAATTAGGTTCATACATTCACTTGTGTCACAAAGAAAGGGAGGATGCTGCTTCTCAAGTGGAAAGGAACTTAACTACTGAAAATCTAAGAAGTACTGATTCTCTTACCAGCTTAAGTACTAATGCCAGAGGTACAGAGGGTGGAAAAATGGAGGGGAATTATGAAAAGCAATTGTTGCTTAATGGAGAGAGACTGTTCTCTGAGCCTAAGATGATACCTGAGGCGAGCTATATAAAGTCCCCATCCTCTTTCAAGGAACAGACTGGTCAAACAGGAGGCTTGTCAGACAAGCAGCGAGGGAATATGTGGGAGGGGGTTTCAACAGGAATCTCAGTTGGTCTGGGAGACAAGAGGATGAACTATTCAGAGACATCAGAAAGTAGCAGAGCATTGGACAGTGGAGTCGGGGTCAGAGACTCCAGCGTTAGCTTGGTTGAGCTTGGTGACTacagtgaagatgatgatgacgataTCACAGATATTACGTCAGGGATCTTTGCCGACTTCAACCTGGACTTTGCTGAGGTAGAGGAGGAAGAGTTGAGCCCATTGAAGCATCCAGAGGGAACTCCTGACTCTGTGGACACCCTTAATCTGTCCTTGTCGATGGCAAGCCCCTGTGATCAGGCTTTCAGTCCTGATCCCTTCAACACCCCCGTCCTACCAAAATCCCTGGACAGTGGCTATGACACAGAGAACAATGAATCTCCAGAGTTTCTCTTCAAGGAGCTTGGAGATCCCCGGGCTGGGGAGAGGAGCCCTAGGCTGGGTGGAGAACCTGAGCTAGTTCTGCAGGTTGGTTTGGGCCAAGGTATCTGCACTTCGACAagcacatcagagctacagttAAAGGGCCTGACTGATAAGAACCCATACAGGGACTCAGCCTATTTCTCTGACTATGATGCTGAAAATGAGAGGAGTCCTCAAGAGGAAGGCAGTAAGTTCTTTTCAGGTCCAAACAACCGCAGCTTTCTTGCTGAGAAATTGAGCTCTTTCAGAGATGACGATCCTGTCAAAATGCAATTCAGCAACGAGGAACATTTAACAAATCTGAGACACGTCAAAAGTTGTGTTTTGGTGAATCTCTCAGTGGCTGACCCTAGTTCACACCATCCTCTTCCCACCCCTGGGTTGTCCATGCTGTCACCATTTCCTCCTCAGATGGGCGGCTGCCTGACTAAAGAGTCTGCCCCTGCAAATGATGACGATCTCGGGTTGGAGACCGAGCACTCAGGAGAGGACCCGTCCTCAGAGCTCAGCTCCTCTATTGGGTCAGAAGCCTCTTCCACTGTCCAGGAGGCCTCAGGAAACCATGAGGACGGAAACGGAGGAGCAGAAGATTGTTCCCCTGTCCCATCTTTGCATTCTGACTCAACCATAACTGACTACAGAGATGAGGCTcccaaagaaaatgaaaacagtgaaGGATCCACAGAGGAGGAGCTGCCTGAATTCAATCACATCAAGGAGGAGACGGAGGAAAGAAGGGAGGGCGCGAGAATAAATGAGGAGGACTTTGAGGACATAGACGCAGAGGAATGTGACTCACAGGACAGCCTGTGTGAAGAGTCCAACGGTCCTGTCGACCTGTCCTCTTCCTCATCATTGTTGGAGCTGTGCGGAGAGAACGTAAGAGCTCCGCTGGAGGAggcggaggatgaggatgacTCAGATGACAGCGAGTCTGATGAAGAGTTGAGGACCTACAACATCCAAGATGAAGACAGCGAGGAGAGTGAGGAGGATTTCAGCTCAGTGCCAGTGGTGGTAAGCGACTGCAGCAGGGCCAGACACCTTCGCAGCCTTCTGAAGATGCCCACGCTGCTCACCCAGTCCTTCTGCGACGagttggagaggaagaaaaaagcgGTGTCCTTTTTTGATGATGTTACAGTGTTCCTTTTTGACCAG GAGAGCCCCACAGGAGAGCTGGCTGACTTCACCTTCTCCACAGGAACAGAGTCCAGTGGGCAAGAATCtccagaagaaaaaaaccctgaCCACCAGCTGCAGCCTGACCCTGAACTTGAAGCTCAATCCTGCGAAACATTCTGTGTTTCTAAAGAAACAGAGGGGAACAACTCAGAAGAGG GTGGGTGTTATGAATGGGAAGATGACCTCTCGTTCGAACCCCGCCCGTCCTCACCTGACACCATCCCTGAGCCCCAGTCCTCACCAACATCCACCTCCAACAGTCCCGAGGCTCCTAAACCTGCAGCTGTAGCACTTAACCGTTTTATGGTCTCACGATTCTCTATCACACATGTTTCCGACCCCCACGTGGGCTCAGCAACAG GGAACAGTGAAGATAACCCACAAGACTGA